In one Spirosoma rigui genomic region, the following are encoded:
- a CDS encoding polysaccharide pyruvyl transferase family protein gives MSKYFILGHFGGFNTGDEAMLGGFLNLVPKTSAVSIKYKNGVNVHWGDNVTLFHGSYTDFVAPIGPGDTLVLCGGTHFHDDYSPIRLLRHWLYLARINYLFDQAKRKGAQTQCIGNGFGPINEGITGWLTRQFIKLCDVVTVRDKNSARALAALDCKADLVHPDLAMLLYKPDRRVVKENIIGVSLTSLTSQSADTISDDVLVNSIADELTTFSATNPDALVRLFVIRSGNRESDAPIMNQLHQQLQSNGVQSEVYEFTNDLSELVEQMIPCRVFLASRFHSAVLGAVTQNKLIILSYHKKLVSLAEEMTMDRRYVIDLQQPTAATKINHLADTIGELYSANQLNYSFPETEILQLGEHVRTIYEEGLDFRVHANLRRAPQPGEPFVPAATRAAL, from the coding sequence ATGAGCAAATACTTTATTCTGGGTCACTTTGGTGGTTTTAACACTGGAGATGAAGCAATGCTTGGTGGTTTTTTAAACCTTGTCCCAAAAACCAGCGCTGTTTCCATTAAATACAAGAATGGAGTTAATGTGCATTGGGGTGATAATGTGACATTGTTTCATGGCAGCTACACCGATTTTGTGGCACCAATTGGACCGGGTGATACGCTGGTGCTCTGTGGCGGCACTCACTTTCATGACGACTACAGTCCCATCCGACTATTGCGCCACTGGCTTTATCTGGCACGCATCAATTATCTGTTCGATCAGGCTAAACGCAAAGGAGCCCAGACACAATGTATCGGCAATGGATTTGGCCCGATCAATGAAGGCATTACGGGTTGGTTGACGCGGCAGTTTATAAAGCTATGTGATGTAGTCACCGTACGGGACAAAAACTCAGCCCGGGCTTTGGCCGCTCTGGACTGCAAAGCTGACCTGGTCCACCCGGATCTGGCCATGTTGCTGTATAAACCTGACCGGCGGGTCGTCAAGGAAAATATAATCGGGGTTTCCCTAACGTCACTCACGTCACAAAGCGCCGACACTATTTCTGATGACGTATTGGTAAACTCGATTGCGGACGAACTCACAACTTTCTCGGCCACCAATCCTGATGCCCTGGTACGCTTGTTTGTCATCCGGTCCGGTAACCGCGAAAGTGATGCACCGATCATGAACCAATTGCACCAGCAATTACAAAGCAATGGTGTCCAATCGGAAGTCTACGAGTTTACCAACGATCTGAGCGAACTGGTCGAGCAGATGATTCCCTGTCGGGTATTTCTGGCATCACGGTTCCACAGCGCCGTGTTGGGAGCCGTAACACAGAATAAACTCATTATCCTCTCCTACCACAAAAAATTAGTTTCGTTGGCGGAGGAAATGACTATGGATCGTCGGTACGTGATCGATTTACAACAACCGACGGCCGCTACTAAAATCAACCACTTAGCCGATACTATCGGTGAGCTTTATTCTGCTAACCAGCTTAATTACTCATTCCCGGAAACTGAGATTTTACAGTTAGGTGAACATGTTCGTACTATTTATGAAGAAGGTCTTGATTTTCGTGTTCACGCCAACTTACGGCGGGCCCCACAACCAGGTGAACCGTTTGTGCCAGCCGCTACGCGAGCAGCACTATGA
- a CDS encoding glycosyltransferase family 4 protein: MKKVLIFVFTPTYGGPHNQVNRLCQPLREQHYESVLCVHQDFEPKWEHHFHQLGVRVLKYDFKRLRFNSFVKNNYQYLSTFFKDVRALETLIREEKPDVVQVCGLLNIQAVLAAKRAGIPVVWQLLSTFSPPPMRFVYGQLVKRWANSIMSTGSLVAHKHYLQGNTLERTFPFYPPVETSRFVAATDKKLAARQFFAIPEDAIVIGTVGNRNRQKSHDQFVQIAKQVLSRTKKDVYFVIVGAITPSYQPTYATLVEQFIKDNKLENRIKLFQSTIPVDTILSGFDAFLLSSMAEGVPTVLLEAMSIGVPIVSTDVGAIPEIVRESVNGFLYRFGQNEKAAELILQLIDDQKLRQAMSRTNAGDAKTKFDTEICSEVHKKAYDFALAHQAA, encoded by the coding sequence ATGAAGAAGGTCTTGATTTTCGTGTTCACGCCAACTTACGGCGGGCCCCACAACCAGGTGAACCGTTTGTGCCAGCCGCTACGCGAGCAGCACTATGAGTCGGTTCTATGCGTCCACCAGGATTTTGAACCCAAGTGGGAACATCATTTTCATCAGTTAGGTGTTCGTGTTCTTAAATACGACTTTAAACGACTTCGATTCAATTCATTCGTAAAAAACAATTATCAGTACCTCTCCACTTTTTTCAAGGATGTCAGAGCCCTTGAGACGCTGATCAGAGAAGAGAAGCCGGATGTTGTTCAGGTATGTGGGTTACTGAATATTCAGGCAGTGCTGGCGGCCAAACGGGCGGGCATTCCGGTAGTATGGCAACTACTCAGCACATTCTCGCCACCTCCTATGCGCTTTGTTTACGGGCAGCTAGTGAAACGTTGGGCTAACTCCATTATGAGTACAGGATCGCTAGTAGCCCACAAACACTACCTGCAGGGCAATACACTGGAACGTACCTTTCCTTTTTACCCACCCGTAGAAACGTCCCGTTTTGTCGCTGCTACGGACAAAAAGTTGGCAGCCCGCCAGTTCTTCGCTATTCCGGAAGATGCTATCGTCATTGGCACTGTCGGAAACCGAAACCGCCAGAAGTCGCATGATCAGTTTGTCCAGATCGCGAAGCAGGTATTAAGCCGGACGAAGAAGGACGTGTATTTTGTCATTGTGGGTGCTATCACACCCTCGTACCAGCCTACTTACGCAACGCTGGTCGAGCAGTTTATTAAGGACAACAAACTGGAAAATCGCATTAAGTTGTTCCAGTCCACCATTCCCGTTGACACTATTCTATCAGGATTCGACGCGTTCCTGCTTTCATCCATGGCCGAGGGAGTACCTACTGTACTTTTAGAAGCTATGTCGATTGGGGTCCCGATTGTATCGACTGATGTGGGAGCCATACCGGAAATAGTTAGAGAGAGTGTGAATGGCTTCCTGTATCGGTTTGGTCAAAACGAGAAAGCAGCCGAGCTGATCCTTCAACTTATCGATGACCAAAAACTCAGGCAGGCTATGTCACGCACGAATGCTGGCGACGCCAAAACCAAGTTCGATACGGAGATCTGTTCCGAAGTTCACAAGAAAGCATATGATTTCGCGCTGGCTCACCAGGCTGCCTGA
- a CDS encoding WecB/TagA/CpsF family glycosyltransferase: MVRVLKTELYDAGLETAVSEIIEQSTPSSLRENKCVSATGAHGMITAIKEHDFQQVLDSFYWNLPDGMPGVWVGRMKGATAMNRCYGPDFFKRVFEDSATTTIKHFLCGGKEGVADELKVAVGKKFANHNVVGTFCPPFRALTDDEFRALGDQINKSGANIVWIGLSTPKQERFAKQLEKYTSVHFIVTVGAAFDFHTDKVQQAPAWMQQLSMEWFFRLLMEPKRLYKRYMEIVPLFIFYNLKELITPGKTRRVSNAG, from the coding sequence ATGGTACGGGTATTAAAAACTGAATTATACGACGCTGGCCTGGAAACAGCCGTTAGTGAAATTATCGAGCAAAGCACCCCGTCAAGTTTACGAGAAAATAAATGCGTAAGCGCCACGGGAGCTCACGGCATGATTACAGCGATAAAAGAACACGATTTTCAACAGGTCCTGGACTCTTTTTACTGGAATCTGCCCGATGGTATGCCTGGCGTATGGGTTGGCCGTATGAAAGGAGCAACAGCAATGAATCGCTGCTACGGTCCTGATTTTTTTAAACGTGTATTTGAGGACAGCGCTACTACGACCATCAAGCACTTCCTGTGTGGTGGTAAAGAAGGTGTTGCCGACGAGTTGAAAGTTGCAGTTGGCAAAAAGTTTGCCAATCACAACGTTGTCGGTACGTTCTGCCCACCGTTTCGGGCGCTGACCGATGACGAATTTAGGGCGCTGGGTGATCAGATCAATAAATCGGGAGCAAACATCGTATGGATTGGCCTAAGCACGCCCAAGCAGGAACGGTTTGCCAAACAATTAGAAAAGTATACCTCGGTTCATTTTATCGTTACCGTTGGCGCTGCATTTGATTTTCACACAGATAAGGTACAGCAGGCGCCAGCCTGGATGCAGCAGCTTTCCATGGAATGGTTTTTTCGCTTGTTGATGGAACCCAAGCGACTTTATAAACGATACATGGAAATTGTACCGCTGTTTATATTCTACAACCTGAAGGAACTGATTACACCCGGCAAAACCCGACGGGTTTCGAACGCTGGATAA
- a CDS encoding cupin domain-containing protein — translation MDTITATLDGLAGEVTAHLQGSKKVFLRNADTPTALTQVAYGTFRTTDFCELHSHATMEEVFFFLSGKGIYTVGDKQIPLENGVFVRIPAGVKHRLEAVGENPLQYIYFGIATE, via the coding sequence ATGGATACGATAACAGCAACGCTTGACGGCCTTGCAGGTGAGGTTACTGCCCACCTGCAAGGCTCCAAAAAGGTCTTTCTGCGGAATGCCGACACGCCCACCGCGTTAACGCAGGTAGCCTATGGCACGTTTCGCACGACTGATTTTTGTGAACTGCACAGTCATGCTACCATGGAAGAGGTCTTCTTCTTCCTGAGTGGAAAGGGCATTTATACGGTGGGCGACAAACAGATACCGCTGGAAAACGGAGTATTTGTTCGAATACCTGCCGGTGTCAAACACCGGCTGGAGGCAGTAGGTGAAAATCCTTTACAATATATCTATTTCGGTATTGCTACAGAGTAA
- a CDS encoding NAD-dependent epimerase/dehydratase family protein — MKKALVCGAGGFIGGHLVNRLKSEGYWVRGVDIKHNEYGNANADEFIIGDLTDPTVSAKVVTSDLDEIYQLAADMGGAGFVFTGTNDAAIMHNSVLCNLNVLDEAKNKGVKRIFYSSSACMYPEYNQLDPENPKCSEDSAYPAAPDSEYGWEKLFSERLYLTYQRNHGIEVRIARFHNIFGPQGTWEGGREKAPAAVCRKVAMADEGGVIEIWGDGKQTRSFLIVDECVEGIRRLMESDFSGPVNIGSEEMISLNDFARMVIDLSGKNISIKNIEGPTGVRGRNSDNHLIQQKLGWAPSVPLQVGVQKTYDWISEQIQKKVEVEELETV; from the coding sequence ATGAAGAAGGCACTTGTTTGTGGAGCCGGTGGATTCATTGGCGGTCATCTGGTAAACCGCTTAAAGTCAGAAGGTTATTGGGTGCGTGGCGTGGATATAAAACATAATGAATATGGCAATGCCAACGCCGACGAGTTCATTATCGGCGACTTGACCGATCCTACCGTTTCAGCTAAAGTAGTTACAAGTGATTTAGACGAGATTTATCAGCTAGCGGCTGATATGGGTGGTGCAGGGTTCGTATTTACGGGTACAAACGACGCGGCCATCATGCACAATTCGGTTTTGTGCAACCTGAATGTCCTGGACGAAGCCAAGAACAAAGGTGTAAAACGTATATTCTATTCGTCATCGGCCTGTATGTACCCCGAGTACAACCAGCTCGATCCCGAGAATCCAAAATGCTCGGAAGATTCTGCCTATCCAGCAGCGCCTGATAGCGAATATGGTTGGGAGAAGCTCTTCTCTGAGCGGCTGTACCTTACCTACCAGCGGAACCACGGTATTGAGGTGCGTATCGCGCGTTTCCACAACATTTTTGGCCCCCAGGGCACGTGGGAAGGTGGTCGTGAAAAAGCACCGGCTGCTGTATGCCGTAAGGTCGCTATGGCCGATGAAGGCGGTGTTATCGAAATCTGGGGTGATGGCAAGCAAACCCGTTCATTCCTGATCGTTGATGAATGCGTTGAGGGTATTCGCCGGCTGATGGAGTCTGATTTCTCGGGGCCGGTCAACATCGGTTCAGAGGAGATGATATCGCTCAACGATTTCGCCCGGATGGTCATCGATCTGTCGGGTAAGAACATTTCGATCAAAAATATCGAAGGTCCAACGGGTGTACGGGGTCGGAATTCTGATAACCACCTTATCCAGCAGAAGTTGGGCTGGGCACCGTCGGTTCCGCTACAGGTTGGCGTTCAGAAAACCTACGATTGGATCTCGGAGCAAATCCAGAAAAAAGTAGAAGTAGAAGAACTGGAAACAGTTTAA
- a CDS encoding endo-1,4-beta-xylanase, which translates to MATFTATKGNNNNTQNSYFVTTLRTARAIMVATLFSLLLNLTSCSPDSVNPDSVTETAYTASTRATAVIDSNSTLKSVATFPIGATPGSWITKKAKGYEVFKTQFDSKTVHAYMSIETSQGVFNFQELDFWAKWAETNPVRLHGHCLVFHTGAPEWMLQFKGNTSDFELMIKKHIQTIVGRQKGKIQGWDVFNEIFTSQGKIDQTPFRKLYTSDEAYLTFVKQCFKWAHEADPNALLFYNDFSMENSQAKLDAVVSMVEDFKKSGIPINGVGSQMHININTSDAGIRNSLLKLTATGLLIHISELDIAVNPTNDANLIINQQLLDTQRAKYKAVVVAYKQLVPTRLQYGITLWDFSDADSWIVAQKKKNDAPCIFDGSYNKKPAFYGLMDGAIN; encoded by the coding sequence ATGGCAACTTTCACTGCAACCAAGGGTAACAATAACAACACACAAAATTCGTACTTTGTAACTACCCTTCGTACGGCGCGAGCTATCATGGTTGCTACGTTATTCTCCCTTCTTCTTAACCTGACAAGCTGCAGCCCAGACTCAGTGAATCCGGATAGCGTGACGGAAACGGCTTACACGGCCAGCACCCGGGCTACTGCAGTTATTGACAGTAACAGCACTTTAAAGTCAGTAGCAACTTTCCCAATCGGAGCAACACCAGGGTCTTGGATAACCAAGAAGGCTAAAGGTTATGAAGTTTTTAAAACGCAGTTTGATTCAAAGACAGTTCATGCTTATATGAGCATTGAAACTTCTCAAGGCGTATTCAATTTTCAGGAACTTGATTTTTGGGCCAAATGGGCTGAGACTAACCCAGTACGTTTACACGGGCATTGCTTAGTTTTTCACACAGGTGCTCCTGAATGGATGCTTCAATTTAAAGGTAATACGAGTGACTTTGAGCTGATGATAAAGAAGCACATTCAGACTATAGTTGGGCGTCAGAAAGGAAAAATTCAAGGCTGGGATGTCTTTAACGAAATTTTCACCAGCCAAGGAAAGATTGATCAAACACCCTTCAGAAAGTTGTATACTAGCGATGAAGCATATTTAACTTTCGTTAAGCAATGCTTCAAGTGGGCACATGAAGCTGATCCTAACGCATTATTATTCTATAATGACTTTTCGATGGAAAACTCTCAAGCAAAGCTAGATGCCGTAGTTTCGATGGTTGAAGATTTTAAGAAGAGTGGTATCCCTATCAATGGTGTTGGTTCGCAGATGCATATCAATATTAATACCTCCGATGCTGGTATCCGCAATTCTCTTCTAAAGCTAACAGCTACTGGCTTACTGATTCATATCTCAGAACTCGATATAGCGGTCAACCCAACGAATGATGCTAATTTGATTATTAACCAACAATTGCTCGATACTCAGCGTGCAAAGTATAAGGCAGTAGTCGTTGCCTATAAGCAATTGGTACCTACTCGGTTACAATATGGTATTACGCTATGGGATTTTAGCGATGCGGACAGCTGGATCGTTGCGCAGAAGAAAAAGAACGATGCACCATGCATTTTTGATGGGAGCTACAATAAAAAGCCAGCCTTTTATGGATTGATGGATGGTGCAATAAATTAA
- a CDS encoding capsule assembly Wzi family protein: MPINSPAGLVIAGTSGHFSLSERRPSRQLSYGLEVAGSAARRSTVLVPQAFLSLNLGKVVLWAGRKKEVIGLGDSTLTSGFYAWSGNALPITKVQIGTNGFVPLAFTKGLISVNAFFAHGWFPSTDLIQGSYLHQKAVYGRLGKPNWPVKLYGGLLHNAQWGGRSDYLSKTLAVNGRLPSSFTDYLSVIVAKQPDQEGKYAEIDKVNQIGNHLGSIDLGAEWETARWHVLSYYQHPFEDKSGLKFVNFPDGLYGVRFKRKPVTASPWIRIDQFVVEYLSTMDQSGLTLGPRLQGIDDYFNNFQYRNGWISQHQVIGTPFLSPRDEVQPSLQNAGSGLSRYQLAIINNRVQLLHIGLTALFQSGVHLQTKLSYSANHGTIRIPFEPSVGQFSGAAWLTWPLHWFGGSQLQTAVALDQGQLYDNTLGGWISLKKTFTTVR; the protein is encoded by the coding sequence GTGCCCATCAACAGTCCTGCGGGTCTGGTCATTGCGGGTACAAGTGGACATTTTTCATTGAGTGAACGTCGTCCATCGCGCCAGTTAAGCTACGGATTGGAGGTAGCAGGAAGCGCAGCCCGCCGATCGACAGTGCTGGTGCCGCAAGCTTTTCTGTCACTCAATCTTGGCAAAGTCGTTTTGTGGGCTGGCCGTAAAAAGGAGGTTATAGGGTTGGGTGACTCTACGCTGACATCGGGATTTTATGCCTGGTCGGGTAATGCATTACCGATAACAAAGGTGCAGATTGGTACCAATGGCTTCGTTCCCCTGGCCTTTACAAAAGGCCTTATTTCTGTCAACGCGTTCTTTGCCCACGGCTGGTTTCCCAGCACTGATTTAATTCAGGGGTCTTATCTGCACCAAAAGGCCGTTTACGGGCGACTGGGTAAGCCAAACTGGCCGGTTAAATTATACGGGGGGCTCTTGCACAATGCACAGTGGGGCGGCCGATCTGACTACCTCTCAAAAACATTGGCCGTCAACGGAAGGCTTCCTTCTTCATTTACGGATTATCTGTCGGTGATTGTGGCTAAGCAACCGGACCAGGAGGGAAAATACGCGGAAATTGACAAAGTGAACCAGATTGGCAACCATTTAGGGTCAATTGACCTGGGGGCCGAATGGGAAACAGCCCGTTGGCATGTGTTGAGTTATTATCAACATCCGTTCGAAGATAAGTCCGGCCTTAAGTTTGTAAACTTTCCGGATGGTCTGTATGGAGTACGTTTTAAACGAAAGCCTGTTACTGCGTCTCCCTGGATTAGAATTGATCAATTCGTTGTTGAATACCTATCAACGATGGACCAGTCGGGTCTAACGCTGGGACCCCGTTTGCAGGGGATAGACGATTACTTCAACAACTTTCAGTATAGAAACGGCTGGATCAGCCAGCACCAGGTTATTGGTACCCCTTTTCTATCGCCCCGGGATGAGGTGCAGCCGTCATTGCAAAATGCAGGAAGTGGGCTTTCCAGATACCAACTGGCCATCATAAACAATCGCGTTCAACTACTTCATATCGGTCTTACGGCCCTGTTTCAATCAGGCGTACACCTGCAAACCAAACTCTCTTATAGTGCCAACCATGGGACCATTCGGATTCCGTTTGAACCGAGTGTAGGTCAGTTTAGTGGTGCTGCCTGGCTCACCTGGCCGTTACACTGGTTTGGTGGATCCCAACTGCAAACGGCTGTTGCACTCGATCAGGGTCAGCTTTACGATAATACGCTAGGCGGTTGGATCAGCCTGAAGAAAACCTTTACTACAGTACGCTGA
- a CDS encoding tyrosine-protein phosphatase, with protein sequence MHSHLVPDVDDGVNSTEQALVCLDQLASWGIKKVITTPHISRDWYPNESAQLRAQQATLQALSDDNGLGLTIEVAAEYLLDEFFPALVASDDLLTFGEPRYLLFELGWAAAPHQIDDVLFKLRTRGYTPILAHPERYSYYYDDPSPLEHLHEQGCLFQLNWASLTGRYGERAQAQGRSLLRKNWVDFVGSDLHRPNDLNALAALFSSADYDLLRKQPLLNESLL encoded by the coding sequence ATGCACTCTCACCTGGTACCTGACGTAGATGATGGCGTGAACAGTACTGAGCAGGCCTTGGTGTGTCTGGACCAGCTTGCCAGTTGGGGTATTAAAAAGGTTATTACCACTCCGCACATTAGCCGCGACTGGTATCCGAACGAGTCAGCACAACTCCGGGCTCAGCAGGCTACTCTCCAGGCGCTGTCTGACGATAATGGCTTAGGTCTTACCATCGAGGTTGCAGCGGAGTACCTGCTCGACGAGTTTTTCCCGGCCCTCGTCGCTTCTGACGATCTCCTGACCTTTGGGGAGCCCCGCTATTTATTGTTTGAACTGGGCTGGGCGGCTGCCCCGCACCAAATCGACGATGTTCTGTTCAAGTTGAGGACGCGTGGATACACACCTATACTGGCCCACCCGGAACGCTATAGCTACTACTACGACGATCCTTCCCCACTCGAACACCTCCACGAGCAGGGCTGCCTGTTCCAGTTAAACTGGGCGTCACTCACGGGCCGCTACGGCGAGCGGGCGCAGGCGCAGGGTCGTTCATTACTCCGGAAGAATTGGGTCGATTTCGTCGGCAGCGACCTCCACCGACCTAATGACCTGAATGCGCTGGCCGCTCTGTTCTCATCGGCCGACTATGACCTGCTCCGCAAGCAACCCCTCCTGAACGAGTCGCTGTTGTAA
- a CDS encoding NAD-dependent epimerase/dehydratase family protein — protein sequence MTILLTGVAGFIGSHLAEQLLAVGHSVIGFDNLDDQYDPVLKWQNIGLFIDHPCFNFIQGDIRDQALVSDTIRRYQCDTVVHLAARAGVRSSVKEPGRSIDVNVNGTLAVLEAMRINKVRRLVMASSSSVYGNSPCVPFREDDEAGTPLSPYAMSKRSAELLAHTYHHLYKMDISCLRFFTVYGPRQRPEMAISHFTDQIIHHQPITLFGDGTTARNYTYIHDTVIGILRAIYHLKGYNVLNIGGPSSVSLRELVRVIEQCVGHQAIIHWEPAQPGDVDLTCADLTRATDLIGYRPTIHLRDGLNRYVTWYRQQLEREQPQTV from the coding sequence ATGACGATCCTTTTAACGGGTGTTGCTGGGTTTATTGGATCACACCTGGCCGAGCAGTTGTTGGCGGTGGGGCATAGCGTCATTGGGTTCGACAACCTGGATGACCAGTATGATCCTGTTCTGAAATGGCAAAATATCGGTCTGTTTATCGATCACCCCTGTTTCAATTTTATTCAGGGCGACATACGCGACCAGGCGTTGGTAAGCGACACCATCCGACGATACCAGTGTGATACCGTTGTTCACCTGGCGGCCCGGGCGGGCGTTCGGTCATCCGTCAAAGAACCGGGCCGTAGTATCGATGTCAACGTAAATGGTACACTGGCTGTACTGGAAGCAATGCGCATCAATAAGGTTCGCCGGCTGGTCATGGCGTCTTCGTCATCGGTTTACGGCAATTCGCCCTGCGTTCCGTTCCGTGAGGACGATGAGGCTGGCACTCCCTTGTCGCCCTACGCTATGTCGAAACGATCGGCGGAGTTGCTGGCGCACACGTATCACCATCTGTATAAAATGGATATTTCGTGTTTGCGCTTCTTCACCGTTTACGGGCCCCGCCAACGCCCGGAAATGGCGATTAGTCATTTTACGGACCAGATCATCCACCACCAGCCAATTACGCTCTTCGGCGACGGAACCACGGCCCGTAACTACACGTATATTCATGATACGGTCATAGGTATTCTGCGGGCCATCTACCACCTCAAAGGGTATAACGTACTGAATATAGGTGGCCCCTCCTCGGTGAGCCTGCGGGAGTTGGTGCGGGTGATTGAGCAATGTGTTGGTCATCAGGCAATCATACACTGGGAGCCCGCTCAGCCCGGCGATGTCGATCTGACCTGTGCTGATCTAACGCGAGCTACCGACCTGATAGGGTACCGCCCCACCATACACCTGCGCGACGGCCTGAACCGGTACGTTACGTGGTACCGGCAGCAACTGGAACGGGAACAGCCGCAGACCGTATAG
- a CDS encoding type II toxin-antitoxin system HicA family toxin, protein MDIGVLTGLLEEKGWQINQQCKDHHLFEHKSRPQLTSFILPSSPSETVPAGTFNAIMRVAHARKETRHWTLFIREVKEVNLILEKQADSLWGRIELPGLIVSTHGHTADCVATSLRSLLIEFALDNALSACSAIMALPFLYVYDTTAVWTLVKQVKASHIAELIGVDIDLVGQYMTGSTYPGPEIAGRLEDSIHELGRQLLQISIR, encoded by the coding sequence ATGGATATAGGAGTACTCACCGGATTATTGGAAGAAAAAGGATGGCAGATTAATCAACAGTGCAAGGACCATCATTTGTTCGAGCACAAATCCAGACCACAGCTTACTTCATTTATCCTGCCCTCCTCTCCCTCAGAAACCGTTCCTGCCGGCACCTTCAATGCGATCATGCGGGTAGCCCACGCCCGGAAAGAGACACGGCACTGGACTTTATTCATCAGGGAGGTTAAGGAAGTTAATCTTATCCTCGAAAAGCAGGCCGACAGTTTGTGGGGCCGAATTGAACTCCCCGGCCTGATCGTTTCTACGCACGGCCATACGGCTGATTGTGTTGCCACCTCGCTACGTTCGCTACTGATCGAATTTGCCCTGGACAACGCCCTGTCTGCCTGCTCAGCCATTATGGCGCTCCCCTTCCTGTACGTCTATGATACGACGGCAGTATGGACGCTGGTAAAGCAGGTGAAAGCGAGCCACATTGCTGAGCTGATTGGAGTCGATATAGACCTGGTGGGCCAATACATGACCGGAAGTACGTATCCCGGCCCTGAAATAGCCGGTCGGCTGGAGGATTCAATTCACGAACTGGGCCGGCAGTTGTTACAAATATCGATTCGATAG
- a CDS encoding glycosyltransferase family 2 protein, whose translation MPDFNLLTAEPKPEISIVVCVYNEAGNGVPLVDQISRAMRGVRYELIYVNDGSTDGTLAELRNIHDANLTVLDLQRNYGQSAALAAGIDAARGDYVVTLDGDQQNDPDDILRLIQYCEANDLDLVAGLRANRQDGYWLRKVPSQLANALIRRTTGLTLRDLGCGLKVARAETAKSLKLYGELHRFILLLAHLDGARIGQLPVNHRARRIGQSKYGLGRTLRVISDLLLLLFLKKYGQKPMHLFGSVGVLMGGAGLLILLVAGFLSLTSSAAGSSSFVIAGLLLLIGGAQVAAFGIMSEMQMRTYYEAQGAKPYKVRRTYKQQASVSSEPLSNRYL comes from the coding sequence ATGCCCGATTTTAATCTGTTGACAGCCGAGCCGAAGCCCGAAATATCCATCGTTGTCTGCGTGTATAACGAAGCGGGCAATGGTGTTCCCCTCGTCGATCAAATTAGCCGGGCTATGCGGGGTGTGCGTTATGAACTGATTTATGTGAACGACGGCTCAACCGACGGTACGCTGGCTGAGTTGCGCAATATTCATGACGCAAACCTTACGGTGCTGGATCTGCAACGCAATTACGGGCAAAGCGCGGCCCTGGCGGCCGGTATAGACGCGGCTCGGGGCGACTACGTAGTGACGCTGGATGGCGATCAGCAGAATGATCCCGATGATATCCTCCGCTTGATTCAGTACTGTGAAGCCAACGATCTTGATCTGGTAGCTGGGTTACGGGCAAACCGGCAGGATGGATACTGGCTGCGTAAGGTACCGAGCCAACTGGCCAATGCCCTCATTCGCCGGACAACGGGCCTAACGCTGCGTGATCTGGGCTGCGGCCTGAAAGTTGCCCGGGCCGAGACTGCAAAAAGTTTAAAGCTCTACGGGGAGTTGCACCGATTTATTCTACTACTGGCTCATCTGGATGGGGCACGAATTGGCCAGCTTCCGGTCAATCACCGAGCGCGCCGGATCGGACAATCCAAGTACGGCCTGGGCAGAACCCTTCGCGTAATCAGTGATTTACTGTTGTTGTTGTTTCTGAAGAAATACGGACAGAAGCCGATGCATCTGTTTGGGTCAGTGGGGGTACTAATGGGGGGGGCTGGCCTGTTGATACTGCTCGTTGCGGGTTTTCTGAGTCTGACCAGTTCAGCGGCAGGAAGCAGTTCATTCGTGATTGCCGGCTTGTTGCTCCTGATTGGGGGGGCACAGGTGGCTGCGTTCGGTATCATGTCTGAGATGCAAATGCGAACGTATTACGAAGCCCAGGGCGCAAAACCGTACAAAGTACGGCGTACCTACAAACAGCAGGCCAGTGTTTCGTCCGAACCCCTATCGAATCGATATTTGTAA